Proteins found in one Sphingomonas sp. SORGH_AS_0879 genomic segment:
- a CDS encoding glycosyltransferase family A protein: protein MSDPVVSPVVSVVIPAYNGAGLIGETLASLGDQTMTEWEALVVDDCSSDHTRELVRNWPDTRVRLIENAVNGGPVVTRNRGFAEARGRYLAGLDQDDLCRPERLARQVAYLEANPDVVLVGAQTEQLVEGRVLPMNYAAHSTPDLIRWLSWIENPLAWSTVMVRADVARRLDPFTRPELLYAEDFDLYHRIAAFGRIARLDEPLLLYRQHAGGVSKRFIEKMRASATRVVTEAHAPLLGDAASEVAHLLVRHNMGGVPIPDGATLRRLGQAIATLQSAYLAQVAPDIESVKLIRWETARRWRQLARAALRSGRVTLGDVFASRPPHMGLGYAGVEDLLGWRMIGLARRLGQNR from the coding sequence ATGAGCGATCCTGTCGTCAGCCCTGTCGTCAGCGTGGTCATCCCGGCCTATAACGGCGCCGGGCTGATCGGCGAGACGCTGGCGAGCCTGGGCGACCAGACGATGACCGAATGGGAGGCGCTGGTGGTCGATGACTGCTCGTCCGACCATACCCGTGAACTGGTACGCAACTGGCCCGACACCCGAGTCCGCCTGATCGAGAATGCGGTCAATGGCGGCCCCGTGGTCACGCGCAATCGCGGCTTCGCCGAGGCGCGGGGGCGGTATCTGGCGGGGCTCGACCAGGACGATCTCTGCCGCCCCGAAAGGCTGGCGCGGCAGGTCGCCTATCTGGAGGCGAACCCCGATGTCGTGCTGGTGGGCGCGCAGACCGAGCAGTTGGTCGAGGGGCGGGTTCTGCCCATGAACTATGCGGCACACAGCACGCCCGACCTGATCCGCTGGCTGAGCTGGATCGAAAATCCGCTGGCCTGGTCGACGGTCATGGTGCGCGCGGATGTGGCGAGGCGGCTCGATCCGTTCACCCGGCCCGAGCTTCTCTATGCGGAGGACTTCGACCTCTATCACCGCATCGCCGCCTTCGGTCGGATCGCCCGGCTGGACGAGCCCCTGCTCCTCTATCGCCAGCATGCGGGCGGCGTGTCGAAAAGGTTTATCGAGAAAATGCGGGCCAGTGCGACGCGGGTCGTGACGGAGGCGCATGCGCCGCTGCTGGGCGATGCCGCGTCGGAGGTCGCCCATCTGCTCGTCCGGCACAATATGGGCGGGGTGCCGATTCCCGATGGCGCGACGCTTCGGCGGCTGGGACAGGCGATCGCGACGTTGCAGAGCGCCTATCTGGCGCAGGTCGCCCCCGATATCGAGAGCGTGAAACTGATCCGCTGGGAAACCGCGCGGCGTTGGCGGCAATTGGCGCGGGCGGCCCTTCGCTCGGGTCGCGTGACGCTGGGCGATGTGTTCGCCTCACGCCCCCCGCATATGGGACTGGGCTATGCCGGGGTGGAGGACTTGCTGGGGTGGCGGATGATCGGGCTGGCGCGTCGCCTGGGACAAAATCGGTGA
- a CDS encoding phosphatase PAP2 family protein — translation MTDQSPERLSAMPRALRGAAAGAAALAILLFAGLLVDRWPFDWDRAILTGLRAHAQSRGLMRAAVDITALGSVPVLVLMVGAATLLLAARGWWLTAGVTVASGISGGAVVTLVKQGVSRARPDLVPHWVDVSNASFPSGHAAGSAMVYLTLAALATQVTRHRRVRHAIVAMAVLLVGAIGVSRVYLGVHWPSDVAAGWCFGTLWALGWWWATAAIRASWPTMRE, via the coding sequence TTGACAGACCAATCCCCCGAACGCCTGTCCGCCATGCCTCGGGCCTTGCGAGGGGCGGCGGCGGGCGCGGCGGCGCTGGCGATTCTCCTGTTCGCGGGGCTGCTGGTCGATCGCTGGCCGTTCGATTGGGACCGGGCGATTCTCACCGGGCTTCGCGCCCATGCCCAGTCGCGCGGGTTGATGCGTGCGGCGGTCGATATCACCGCACTGGGTAGCGTGCCCGTGCTGGTGCTGATGGTCGGCGCGGCGACGCTGCTGCTGGCGGCACGCGGCTGGTGGTTGACCGCCGGTGTGACGGTGGCGTCGGGGATCAGCGGCGGCGCGGTGGTGACCCTGGTCAAGCAAGGCGTGTCGCGCGCCCGGCCCGACCTGGTGCCGCACTGGGTCGATGTGTCCAACGCCAGCTTCCCCAGCGGCCATGCGGCGGGCAGCGCGATGGTCTATCTGACCCTCGCCGCGCTGGCGACCCAGGTGACACGGCACCGCCGGGTGCGTCATGCCATCGTGGCGATGGCGGTGTTGCTGGTCGGGGCGATCGGGGTCAGCCGTGTCTATCTGGGCGTCCACTGGCCGTCCGACGTGGCGGCGGGGTGGTGCTTCGGCACGCTCTGGGCGCTCGGCTGGTGGTGGGCCACGGCGGCGATCCGCGCGTCCTGGCCCACCATGCGCGAATAG
- a CDS encoding CoA ester lyase yields the protein MRLRSLLFVPGDRPDRMAKAMGSGADALILDLEDAVAPDAKPRARDAIARFLAEPRDGAVALFVRINPVDGPLAADDLAAVLPARPDGIVLPKAEGLVSLHALAARGVNHIPILPIATETPTALFRLGDYAGSSLPLAGLTWGAEDLPAAIGAATAREADGGYTPPYQLARSLTLFAAHAAGVSAIETVYPDFRDLEGLAAYAARGRRDGFTGMMAIHPSQVPVINAAFTPSADELARARAIVDLFAMNPGAGALQLDGRMVDAPHLKAAQALLARAQA from the coding sequence ATGCGGCTGCGTTCGCTGCTGTTCGTGCCCGGCGACCGGCCGGACCGGATGGCCAAGGCGATGGGATCGGGCGCCGACGCGCTGATCCTCGACCTGGAGGATGCGGTTGCCCCCGATGCCAAGCCGCGCGCACGCGACGCCATCGCCCGGTTCCTGGCGGAACCGCGTGACGGCGCGGTGGCGCTGTTCGTGCGGATCAACCCGGTCGATGGGCCGCTGGCGGCGGACGACCTAGCGGCGGTTCTGCCCGCCCGGCCCGACGGGATCGTGCTGCCCAAGGCCGAGGGGCTGGTCAGCCTCCATGCGCTGGCGGCGCGTGGGGTGAACCATATCCCGATCCTGCCGATCGCCACCGAAACCCCGACCGCGCTGTTCCGGCTGGGCGACTATGCAGGATCGAGCCTGCCGCTCGCCGGGCTGACCTGGGGCGCGGAGGATCTGCCCGCCGCGATCGGCGCCGCGACCGCGCGGGAAGCCGATGGCGGCTATACCCCGCCCTATCAACTCGCCCGCTCGCTGACCCTGTTCGCGGCGCATGCGGCGGGGGTAAGCGCGATCGAGACGGTCTATCCCGATTTCCGCGATCTGGAGGGGCTGGCCGCCTATGCCGCGCGCGGACGACGGGACGGCTTTACCGGTATGATGGCGATCCACCCGTCCCAGGTGCCGGTCATCAACGCCGCCTTCACCCCGTCGGCGGACGAACTGGCCCGCGCGCGGGCGATCGTCGATCTTTTCGCCATGAATCCCGGCGCAGGGGCGCTGCAACTGGATGGCCGGATGGTCGACGCACCGCATCTGAAGGCCGCGCAGGCTCTACTGGCGCGCGCTCAAGCCTAA
- the galE gene encoding UDP-glucose 4-epimerase GalE: MATINGKVMVTGGAGYIGSHAVLALLDAGYEVVVLDNLVTGFDWAVDPRASLVVANVADDDTVRAAIREHRVRAIMHFAGSVVVPESVSDPLKYYRNNTAASRSLIESAVAEGVPHFIFSSTAATYGTPEKVPITENDPKAPINPYGMSKLMTEIMLKDVAAAHPINYCALRYFNVAGADPQGRSGQSTVGATHLIKIAVEAAIGKRDAVGVYGTDFPTRDGTGVRDYIHVSDLAAAHVAALDLLVAQPGESHTLNCGYGRGFSVLEVLDAVDRVTNHRIERRLEGRRAGDPAELVADNGAILSTLAWRPERDDLDGIVRDALAWERKLAEMGR, from the coding sequence ATGGCGACGATCAACGGCAAAGTGATGGTGACGGGCGGCGCGGGCTATATCGGCAGCCATGCCGTGCTGGCGCTGCTGGACGCGGGCTATGAGGTCGTCGTGCTCGACAATCTGGTCACCGGTTTCGACTGGGCGGTTGATCCGCGCGCGTCGCTGGTCGTGGCGAACGTCGCCGACGACGACACGGTCCGCGCCGCGATCCGCGAGCACCGGGTCCGTGCGATCATGCATTTCGCCGGTTCGGTGGTGGTGCCGGAATCGGTCAGCGATCCGCTCAAATATTATCGCAACAATACCGCCGCCAGCCGCTCGCTGATCGAAAGCGCGGTGGCCGAGGGCGTGCCCCATTTCATCTTCTCCTCGACCGCCGCCACCTATGGCACGCCCGAAAAAGTGCCGATCACCGAGAATGACCCCAAGGCCCCGATCAACCCTTATGGCATGTCCAAGCTGATGACGGAGATCATGCTGAAGGACGTCGCCGCCGCGCATCCGATCAATTATTGCGCGCTGCGCTACTTCAACGTCGCGGGTGCCGACCCGCAGGGCCGCTCAGGCCAGTCGACGGTCGGCGCGACCCACCTGATCAAGATCGCGGTCGAGGCGGCGATCGGCAAGCGTGACGCGGTCGGCGTCTATGGCACCGACTTCCCGACCCGCGACGGGACGGGGGTGCGCGACTATATCCATGTCTCCGACCTCGCCGCCGCGCATGTCGCCGCCCTCGACCTGCTGGTCGCGCAGCCGGGTGAGAGCCACACGCTCAATTGCGGCTATGGCCGGGGCTTCTCGGTCCTCGAAGTGCTCGACGCCGTCGACCGCGTGACCAATCACAGGATCGAGCGCCGCCTGGAAGGGCGCCGCGCGGGCGATCCGGCGGAGCTGGTCGCGGACAATGGCGCGATCCTGTCCACCCTGGCCTGGCGGCCCGAGCGCGACGATCTGGACGGCATCGTCCGCGACGCCCTGGCCTGGGAGCGCAAGCTGGCCGAGATGGGGCGTTAA
- the msrA gene encoding peptide-methionine (S)-S-oxide reductase MsrA, whose amino-acid sequence MTEYVTLAGGCFWCTEAVFKDVIGVESVESGYIGGTVPNPTYKQVCGGDTGHAEAIRIGFDPEQLVLDDLLDIYFATHDPTQLNRQGNDVGTQYRSAMFPADERQEVAMKAAVERAQAGSDKPIVTTIEPMAEWYPAEDYHQDYWETSGRSNPYCMAVIPPKLQKLRKSFAARSKAVTA is encoded by the coding sequence GTGACTGAGTATGTGACACTGGCGGGTGGTTGCTTCTGGTGCACCGAGGCGGTGTTCAAGGACGTGATCGGCGTGGAATCGGTCGAAAGCGGCTATATCGGCGGAACCGTCCCCAACCCGACCTACAAGCAGGTCTGCGGCGGCGACACCGGCCATGCCGAGGCGATCCGCATCGGTTTCGATCCCGAGCAACTGGTGCTGGACGATCTGCTGGATATCTATTTCGCGACGCATGACCCGACGCAGCTCAACCGGCAGGGCAATGACGTGGGTACGCAGTATCGCTCCGCCATGTTCCCGGCGGACGAGCGACAGGAAGTCGCGATGAAGGCGGCCGTCGAACGCGCCCAGGCGGGTTCGGACAAGCCGATCGTCACCACCATCGAGCCGATGGCGGAATGGTATCCTGCGGAGGATTATCATCAGGATTATTGGGAAACGTCCGGCCGGTCGAACCCCTATTGCATGGCGGTCATCCCGCCCAAGCTGCAAAAGCTGCGCAAGAGCTTCGCCGCGCGGTCGAAGGCGGTGACGGCGTAA
- a CDS encoding L-threonylcarbamoyladenylate synthase yields the protein MRFPDHDPTLPFSPPAIRAAAHVILTAGIVAVPTETVYGLAADATDAGAVARIYAAKGRPSFNPLIVHVADLATARKLALFDADALALAEAFWPGPLTLVLPVRAGSGIASLVTAGLETVAIRVPRHRAMQALLAESGRPLAAPSANASGGISPTRAAHVRASLGPAVPILDDGATEAGLESTIVAGRTILRPGPVTASMLAGVLGSVEQGPDAPAIVTAPGQLASHYAPAKPLRLNATKAAADEWLIGFGAVTGQDTLSATGDPVEAAANLFDALHRADTGDRPRLAIAPIPVEGIGEAINDRLRRAATR from the coding sequence ATGCGCTTCCCCGACCACGATCCGACCCTGCCCTTCTCCCCGCCCGCGATCCGCGCCGCCGCCCACGTCATTCTGACGGCCGGGATCGTCGCGGTACCGACCGAGACCGTCTATGGCCTGGCCGCCGACGCCACCGACGCCGGAGCGGTCGCGCGCATCTATGCCGCCAAGGGGCGGCCCTCGTTCAATCCGCTGATCGTCCATGTCGCCGATCTGGCGACGGCACGGAAACTGGCGCTGTTCGACGCCGATGCGCTGGCGCTGGCCGAGGCATTCTGGCCCGGGCCGCTGACGCTGGTCCTGCCGGTGCGCGCCGGGTCGGGCATCGCCTCGCTGGTGACGGCGGGGCTGGAGACGGTGGCGATCCGCGTGCCCCGCCACCGGGCGATGCAGGCGCTGTTGGCGGAGAGCGGTCGCCCCCTCGCCGCCCCGTCCGCCAATGCCAGCGGCGGGATCAGCCCGACCCGCGCCGCGCACGTCCGCGCCAGCCTGGGCCCCGCCGTGCCGATCCTGGATGACGGCGCGACCGAGGCGGGGCTGGAATCGACCATCGTCGCGGGCCGCACCATCCTGCGCCCCGGCCCCGTCACGGCGTCGATGCTGGCGGGCGTGCTGGGGTCCGTCGAGCAGGGCCCCGACGCCCCCGCCATCGTCACCGCGCCGGGACAACTCGCCAGCCATTACGCCCCCGCCAAGCCCTTGCGGCTGAACGCGACGAAGGCGGCGGCGGACGAATGGCTGATCGGTTTCGGCGCGGTGACGGGGCAGGACACGCTGTCGGCGACCGGCGATCCGGTGGAAGCGGCTGCAAATCTGTTCGACGCACTCCACCGCGCCGATACCGGCGACCGCCCCAGGCTGGCCATCGCGCCGATCCCGGTCGAGGGGATCGGGGAGGCGATCAACGACCGGCTGCGACGCGCGGCGACGCGATAG
- a CDS encoding arylamine N-acetyltransferase, with amino-acid sequence MFDLDSYLARIALPSRVTVDAEGLARLQWAHRLAIPFENLDVRLGRTIAIDSDSVFAKLVTAKRGGYCFEQNRLFLDALAAHGFAARPLLARVWLRASDVPPTTHTFSLVHIDGQDWIADAGFGGSYSPPMPLVDGAEATAPDGARFRLARDVQHGWMLLRNGHPGHTDGRSTGDGWEPQYSFTTDQVWDADLSMGNHWTATAEDSRFRQANIVSIILPHGFASLTDRHYRRRVGQDETSATLSDPRVYRMRMSLMFGIDLTADETASLFAD; translated from the coding sequence ATGTTCGATCTCGATTCCTATCTCGCCCGCATCGCCCTTCCGTCGCGCGTCACCGTCGATGCCGAGGGGCTGGCCCGGCTGCAATGGGCGCACCGGCTGGCCATCCCCTTCGAGAATCTCGATGTGCGACTGGGCCGCACGATCGCGATCGACAGCGACAGCGTCTTCGCCAAGCTGGTGACCGCCAAGCGCGGCGGCTATTGTTTCGAGCAGAACCGGCTGTTCCTCGACGCGCTGGCCGCGCACGGCTTTGCCGCGCGCCCACTGCTCGCCCGCGTCTGGCTGCGCGCCAGCGACGTGCCGCCGACCACCCATACGTTCAGCCTGGTCCATATCGACGGGCAGGACTGGATCGCCGATGCGGGCTTCGGGGGCAGCTATTCGCCGCCCATGCCGTTGGTCGACGGGGCGGAGGCGACCGCGCCCGATGGCGCGCGCTTCCGGTTGGCCCGCGACGTCCAGCATGGCTGGATGCTGCTGCGCAACGGTCATCCGGGGCATACCGATGGCCGCTCGACGGGTGACGGGTGGGAGCCGCAATATAGCTTCACCACGGATCAGGTCTGGGACGCGGATCTGAGCATGGGCAATCACTGGACCGCGACCGCCGAGGACAGCCGGTTCCGCCAGGCCAATATCGTCAGTATCATCCTGCCGCACGGCTTCGCCTCGCTGACCGACCGGCATTATCGCCGCCGGGTCGGCCAGGACGAGACCAGCGCGACGCTGAGCGACCCGCGCGTCTATCGGATGCGGATGAGCCTGATGTTCGGCATCGACCTGACCGCCGACGAGACGGCCAGCCTGTTCGCGGACTGA
- a CDS encoding TonB-dependent receptor gives MKHASIGGLLASASILATLALATPATAQSQAPQAEPAQDQAQPAEQTAPGSADIIVTGIRQSLSNAQNIKRNSDAIVDALVAEDIGKFPDNNAAEAIARVTGVQVTRYADEANGVLIRGLPNVQTTVQGREIFTADGRSVSIQDFPAQALSRVEVYKATTADNLEGGIAGLIDVGLRRPFDFKGFQLAGAARGVYNSESRKVDPIGSLLVSDRWQTGIGEIGALINASFTQTRFLNSVRYQGFQDNVPAAQAVLPASVGRNFTFPQDIGLFYGRGTRQRPSVNGSLQWKPADNLMIYADGLYQGYRNRNANDFFGVPIQSNPNGGNPPTIRNAVLTQDGTTLESFDVDLGLVNGPSKEFGTSRTDTYQGALGAKWETGNAVFTTDLAYTRSTTNNNWGQFQTQVATPLSLAVKLNDQGSVNFTPSGVDFTNPDSFYMRGLIENRSRAVGSQWQWQGNVALDTGSSIFPKFLFGLRYGDRNASSVYGDRYASLASLRDPINRVPTVSQGGLVEPGFHGDDVQQFRSWYAPNAFLFNDRLNDVRGYIRDALVRAGADAGTRAAWAPELPNLNPLNAFQAREQVYTTYAQVNYAFNIGIPVDGVIGARVILTRNKLNGTNQLPTADGGTVLVPINSSTQYTDILPNISAQLHFTDRLKLRLSRTQALSRPGFNQINPTLTVSQGTVGGNISYTGNGGNPNLQPIRSDNYDASLEYYFSRTGSVSVAGFYRKINGFINSLPQIVNVAPFGDILVYRPSNAGSGTIKGIEVAGTTFFDFLPGALRGLGAQANFTYIDGEQVLPSAANFAGGRNTLPGVSKYSFNVIGLYELGPTSVRLAYNYRSANVDGFGAPGVYTTVYSGGVGRLDLSASYNLNDNITLTVDATNLLRTPYHSYVKDPRYPRDIRWEASLLSAGVRFRF, from the coding sequence ATGAAGCACGCATCGATCGGTGGCCTTTTGGCCTCGGCATCCATTCTCGCCACCCTGGCGCTGGCCACCCCCGCGACCGCCCAAAGCCAAGCGCCCCAGGCCGAACCCGCGCAGGATCAGGCGCAGCCCGCCGAGCAGACGGCACCGGGCAGCGCCGACATCATCGTCACGGGCATTCGCCAGAGTCTGAGCAACGCGCAGAACATCAAGCGCAACTCGGACGCGATCGTCGATGCACTGGTCGCCGAGGATATCGGCAAATTCCCCGACAACAACGCCGCCGAGGCGATCGCGCGCGTCACCGGCGTGCAGGTCACCCGCTATGCCGACGAGGCTAATGGCGTGCTGATCCGCGGCCTGCCCAATGTGCAGACGACGGTGCAGGGGCGTGAGATCTTCACCGCCGATGGTCGCTCGGTGTCGATCCAGGACTTCCCCGCCCAGGCGCTGTCGCGGGTCGAGGTCTATAAGGCGACGACCGCCGACAATCTGGAAGGCGGCATCGCGGGCCTGATCGACGTGGGCCTGCGCCGCCCCTTCGACTTCAAGGGCTTCCAGCTCGCGGGCGCGGCGCGCGGTGTCTATAATTCGGAATCGCGCAAAGTGGACCCGATCGGCAGCCTGCTGGTCAGCGACCGGTGGCAGACCGGGATTGGGGAGATCGGCGCGCTCATCAACGCCTCCTTCACCCAGACCCGCTTCCTGAACTCGGTCCGCTATCAGGGCTTTCAGGACAATGTCCCCGCCGCGCAAGCGGTCCTGCCCGCCTCGGTCGGCCGCAACTTCACTTTCCCGCAGGATATCGGCCTGTTCTACGGACGCGGCACCCGCCAGCGGCCCTCGGTCAACGGCTCACTTCAGTGGAAGCCCGCCGACAATTTGATGATCTATGCCGACGGCCTGTATCAGGGCTATCGCAACCGCAACGCCAACGACTTTTTCGGCGTGCCCATCCAGTCCAACCCCAATGGCGGCAACCCGCCGACGATCCGCAACGCGGTGCTGACCCAGGACGGCACGACGCTCGAATCGTTCGACGTGGACCTGGGGCTGGTCAACGGGCCCAGCAAGGAATTCGGCACCAGCCGCACCGACACCTATCAGGGCGCGCTGGGCGCCAAGTGGGAAACCGGCAACGCCGTCTTCACCACCGACCTCGCCTATACGCGCTCGACCACGAACAACAATTGGGGCCAGTTCCAGACCCAGGTCGCGACGCCGCTGTCACTGGCGGTCAAGCTGAACGATCAGGGCAGCGTGAACTTCACGCCCAGCGGCGTCGACTTCACCAATCCCGACAGCTTCTACATGCGCGGCCTGATCGAGAATCGCAGCCGCGCGGTGGGCAGCCAGTGGCAGTGGCAGGGTAATGTCGCGCTCGATACCGGTTCGTCGATCTTTCCCAAATTCCTGTTCGGCCTGCGTTACGGCGATCGCAACGCCAGCTCGGTCTATGGCGATCGCTATGCCTCGCTGGCCAGCCTGAGGGACCCGATCAACCGGGTGCCGACCGTGTCGCAGGGTGGGCTGGTCGAGCCGGGCTTCCACGGGGATGACGTGCAGCAGTTCCGGTCCTGGTACGCGCCCAACGCCTTCCTGTTCAATGACCGGTTGAACGATGTGCGGGGCTATATCCGCGACGCGCTGGTCCGGGCCGGGGCGGATGCGGGCACGCGCGCCGCCTGGGCCCCCGAACTGCCCAATCTCAACCCGCTCAACGCCTTCCAGGCACGCGAGCAGGTCTATACCACCTATGCGCAGGTCAATTACGCCTTCAACATCGGCATCCCGGTCGACGGCGTGATCGGCGCGCGGGTGATCCTGACGCGCAACAAGCTGAACGGTACCAACCAGTTGCCGACCGCCGATGGCGGCACCGTGCTGGTCCCGATCAACTCCTCGACGCAATATACCGACATCCTGCCCAATATCAGCGCGCAGTTGCACTTCACCGACCGGCTGAAGCTGCGCCTGTCGCGGACCCAGGCGCTGTCGCGGCCCGGTTTCAACCAGATCAACCCGACGCTGACCGTGTCGCAGGGCACCGTCGGGGGTAACATTTCCTACACCGGCAATGGCGGCAACCCGAACCTGCAACCGATCCGGTCGGACAATTACGACGCCTCGCTGGAATATTATTTCTCGCGGACGGGATCGGTGTCGGTCGCGGGATTCTATCGCAAGATCAACGGCTTCATCAATTCTCTGCCGCAGATCGTCAATGTCGCGCCGTTCGGCGACATCCTGGTCTATCGCCCGTCCAATGCGGGGTCGGGCACGATCAAGGGGATCGAGGTGGCGGGCACCACCTTCTTCGACTTCCTGCCCGGCGCATTGCGTGGGCTCGGGGCTCAGGCCAACTTCACCTATATCGACGGTGAGCAGGTCCTGCCCTCCGCCGCCAATTTCGCCGGCGGGCGCAACACCCTGCCCGGCGTGTCCAAGTACAGCTTCAACGTCATCGGCCTGTACGAACTGGGGCCGACGAGCGTGCGGCTGGCCTATAACTACCGCAGCGCCAATGTGGACGGCTTCGGTGCGCCGGGCGTCTACACCACCGTCTATTCGGGCGGGGTCGGGCGGCTGGACCTGTCGGCCAGCTACAATCTGAACGACAATATCACGCTGACGGTGGACGCGACGAATTTGCTGCGCACGCCGTACCACAGCTATGTGAAGGACCCGCGCTATCCGCGAGACATCCGCTGGGAGGCGAGCCTGTTGTCGGCGGGGGTGCGCTTCCGATTCTGA